The genomic interval TTTTACGGGTCTTATCAATGCGTTGGTGTATTAAGGTGCCTGGCACTATAGGCAATCTTATACATCTCCGTTCGTTAGACCTTTTGGGTACCGACATAGAGAGACTTCCTGACTCAATCTGTTCACTCTATAACTTGCAAGAATTGAAACTAAACAATTGTGTCAAATTGAAGGAGTTGCCTTTGACTTTGCATGGGCTCACCAATTTGCGCCGCCTTGAACTTATCGGAACTACTTTAACAATGGTTCCACACCGTTTAGGAAAGTTGAAGAATCTTCAGGTGTGGATGGACAATTTTGAGGTTGGCAAAAGTAGTGAGTTCAGTATTCAACAATTAGGAGAACTTGATCTTCATGCAGAGTAGTTCTCAAttaaaaatcttgaaaatatCTCAAATCCCTATGAGAtgaatttgaagaataaaacaCGTATTATGAGCTTGAGATTACAATGGAATTTAGAGCGGAACGATGACGattcaataaaagaaagagaagtacTTGAGAATCTGCAACCTTCCAGACATTTGAAGCACTTGTCAATAGATGGCTATGGTGGCACACAATTTCCCCGTTGGTTATCCAATAATTCTTTATCGAATTTGGTGTCCTTAACCttgaaaaattgtaaatattgcTTATGGTTGCCTTCCCTTGGACTTTTGACATTTCTGGAGGAGTTGAGAATTGATGGCCTTGATTGGATAGGAAGGATATATGCTGATTTCTACGGGAATAGCTCTTCTGCATTTGCATCGTTGAAAACGTTGAGCTTTAAAGATATGAAGGAATGGGAAGAATGGCAGTTCATGACCGGTGCTTTTCCAAGTCTTCAAAGTCTTTTTCTGACGAATTGTCCCAAGCTAAAAGAATTGCCAAACATACTTTGTCATTTAAAGAgactatttataaataactgCCGCCAACTTGGGGCTCCGATTCCTGTGGCCGGAGAGATTCCCAGGCAGGTTATTTATTTTGGTCCAGGCATCAGTATTCCCATTAGCCATTGGTACCATTCCCTTGTTGAATTGGATATCGGACATGGTTGTGACTCTCTCACTACCTTTCCTCTAGATTTGTTCCCAAAACTCGGCGAGCTTTCTTTAATACACTGTTACAATCTACGGATAATATCGCAGGAGCACCCTCATAATCATTTGAAGTATTTGATGATTCGACATTGCCCTGAATTTGAATCATTTCCCAATGAAGGATTATTTGTACCTCAGCTAGNGNCATTNNNTATTANNGGATTNGAGAAATTGAAGTCAATGCCTAAATGCATGTCTGCCCTTCTTCCATCTCTTAATTGTCTGTACATACGCAATTGTCCAGCGCTGGAGTTGTCCGAAGAATGTTTGCCATCAAATGTAAAACTCTTGTATCTCGTGAATTGCTCCAAACTTGTGGCCTCCCTAAAGGGCGCTTGGGGAATCAACCCTTCCTTAAAAGACTTACATATTAGCAAAGTGGATTTGGAGTGTTTTCCGGGTAAAGGTTTGCTCCCACTTTCTCTTGTTAAACTAGAGATAGATAATTATCCAAATCTTAAGAAACTGGACTACAGGGGTCTCTGTCACCTCTCCTCTCTTCAGATATTGACTCTTTATAACTGTCCTAGACTCCAATGCTTGCCAGAGGAGGGTCTGCCCAAATCCATTTCAACACTCGAAATTGAAGATTGTCCGTTACTCAAACAGCGGTGCAAGAAAGAAGGTAAAGACTGGGAAAAGATTGCTCACATTAAATCCATATGCGTTGATTAACAAGAAGTAAAGATATAAGTGGAAAGACAAAGTGTACGAATGCAGCAGTTCTCATATGCTTACATTTGTCGTCTGGTTCGTCAGATTCTCCTCACTATCTTTGAAGCATTTCAAATACAGTCTTATTTActgcaaatattttaatatcaaatttttttctttttaaggtCGTATTATCGTTATTCTCTTTTGAAGTTGGTTAGCAATGTTTATACTTAAGAAACAGAGTTATGGTTAAAAAACAGTCCAGGATACCTTTTGAAATGAGGAAGGAGTTCTTCTTCAAAGTTCAAGCGATCAGCGTTGTCAAGTATCTGCTTACTAAGAATGTCAAATTTCATGAAAACTTAGACTTAGGTCCAAAAATGGATTTTATATCCCAAACACACTTTATATAGTTTGGCGTGTGCATAACTTCTTTTAtgcctatttttctttttgcttatatttaatttaactgtgtgaATCATTTATgtgtttaagatattttttacaatagcttctaacatgtttttattttttgctataTGCTGGATTctgttttgaaatatttatggaaTATTTGTTTCAGAATTTGCTAAGATTGTATCCTCTATATCTACTTTAAACCCAACACTTATATCTAAACAATGTCTTGGTGGAATTATTGCTTTC from Vigna radiata var. radiata cultivar VC1973A chromosome 9, Vradiata_ver6, whole genome shotgun sequence carries:
- the LOC106773278 gene encoding LOW QUALITY PROTEIN: putative disease resistance protein At3g14460 (The sequence of the model RefSeq protein was modified relative to this genomic sequence to represent the inferred CDS: substituted 1 base at 1 genomic stop codon), with the protein product MGGMGKTTLTQHVYNDPKTDEAKFDEKAWVCVSDAFDALRVSKAIIGAFTNSRDDSGDLEMIHGKLKKRLSGRKFLLVLDDVWNEDRNQWKALQTPLTFGAKGSKIIVTTRSHKVASIMQSTYIHQLKQLDEDHSWQTFAKHAFQDEKLKSELKEIGTKIVKKCQGLPLALETIGCLLQSKSSVSEWEGVLKSEIWDLPIEDSKIVPTLLLSYYHLPSHLKRCFAYCALFPKDHRFDKESLILLWMAQNFVHCSQQSKPPEEVGENYFNDLVSRSFFKQITWYNETYFVMHDLLNDLAKYVSGEICYRLGVDGEKIVSRKTRHIYVSCPIQYYTTLCDAKGLRTFIAIQKRCKMPIEELISNFKFLRVLSMRWCIKVPGTIGNLIHLRSLDLLGTDIERLPDSICSLYNLQELKLNNCVKLKELPLTLHGLTNLRRLELIGTTLTMVPHRLGKLKNLQVWMDNFEVGKSSEFSIQQLGELDLHAEXFSIKNLENISNPYEMNLKNKTRIMSLRLQWNLERNDDDSIKEREVLENLQPSRHLKHLSIDGYGGTQFPRWLSNNSLSNLVSLTLKNCKYCLWLPSLGLLTFLEELRIDGLDWIGRIYADFYGNSSSAFASLKTLSFKDMKEWEEWQFMTGAFPSLQSLFLTNCPKLKELPNILCHLKRLFINNCRQLGAPIPVAGEIPRQVIYFGPGISIPISHWYHSLVELDIGHGCDSLTTFPLDLFPKLGELSLIHCYNLRIISQEHPHNHLKYLMIRHCPEFESFPNEGLFVPQLXXXXIXGXEKLKSMPKCMSALLPSLNCLYIRNCPALELSEECLPSNVKLLYLVNCSKLVASLKGAWGINPSLKDLHISKVDLECFPGKGLLPLSLVKLEIDNYPNLKKLDYRGLCHLSSLQILTLYNCPRLQCLPEEGLPKSISTLEIEDCPLLKQRCKKEGKDWEKIAHIKSICVD